Genomic segment of Triticum aestivum cultivar Chinese Spring chromosome 6A, IWGSC CS RefSeq v2.1, whole genome shotgun sequence:
AGAAGTATTTTCGAATAAAAGTAAAAGCATGGAATAAACTGAACATGACTGTCAAACAAGTCCACTTTACCCCCTGTTCTACTACAAAAGAAACATTAACCGGGAGGTGCCTCTTACCTGCAATATCTGGTTTATTGCTTTTGCAAGAGCAGGTTTCAGATCACGGGGATGTAGAGTGCCACTGCCGTAATCCTCGCGGAGTTCTTCGATTCCTACGTAGGTCCTGCTTAAGAGCAAACAACAGATGTTACAGTTGAACACAGCCATCAAAATCGTGCCATATCATTGGATTCTTTCTTGACATGTATTGCGGTAGGCAGATGTTTGCAAGAGCTCTTGCATCAGTTGCAGGCTTGCAGCAATACAATATTCTGCTAGTGTTTTTCTTAGGGAAATATTTTGGTTCCTCGGGGAAAAAAAATACTGTTACCTGTTACCGCCATCAGGTGGGACCACCTCGAACTCTCTAAACCAAGGGAGAACGATATGCTCTACGTACTCCAAGCATGGGTTTCCTTGAGTAATCTTGGGAGGGCAGAAAGCCTTCTTTATCTTTTTCGTAACCTCAGACTGCAATAAACAAGTTGGCCATGAAATTATTGTCACCACGGAAGAAGAAAAAATGCACACCATAACATTAGGCATGGATGTTTCCACTAATCAAGAGCTCAGTATAGCAATGCTGGGAGGAAGTAAAGATGAGTTTTGTGAGAAAAACCTCAGTGTCTTCCATAAAAATAGCTGACAGTGGATCCTTCTCTGACATTCTCTGCTGTCCTTCTTTGAAACCAGGAAGCACATCTATAATTAGCGTCAAGGAGAAACACATTCTGACAAACCAAGCTAATATCTCACACCACATAGACATATACATTAATAAATCTGTCAATAATATCATTCTCACGAAAAAACTATATAGGATACGATGCAACAGAAATATTGGtttatttttttttagaaaaggaggatgacccccggcctctgcatctgggagatacatacggccactttattgattattctcgataaccatacaaagtattacaacaatgtgtctgaatccaccatcttggcaacatgtgccgctactcctatccaatatgatgagggggtgctagctgggccactacccaaaccactcacctaagcctaacatcaaaagccggaagccgaaactcattcggtaaccccagccgagccacatactgggtctggggcgcaatccggtcagacgcactcgtgtgtcgtcgccgccatcttccacaggtctgtcttcagatcaaattgaggcttctaccttgtctggccagtCTGCCATCGACAtccccatgacgccagacagcttcctcctcctgcacgagtccatctccgcgcatcagacgccgagtctccacagcaccatgccgccgagatccgccatcATCAATgtgaaagatgaagcaccgctccaccaacgtcgccgtcctctagtccctcgagcccgtgtgcacctccaagaatgacgcccccaggggggaagacgacaccagagagccgccgccatccgatctactgatctagggtttcccccggaggtagcagagagtggccttgaacatctccacgacgatgccttcagaaagggaacgacgcagacagcgtcgccatcgccggccttggcaatagccaatagcaggttttcacccggatctgaTCGAAGACCTCCATCTCTCGTGCACGGGTCGCCGCCATCCTTGCCGGGATCTGGAAGATCCCGCAAGCCAGATCTCAGTAGggaggagcccccccccccaccgagaCCCGCCGGCCAAGCAGGGGAGGCCGAGGCCGCGCCCACAGGacatgcccgcgccgccgccccggagcaGCCCCGCGCGCCAAGAGGCGAGGACCACCACCATGACTCCCGCCGCACCGCCGCCAGGAGCTCGACCACTCCGCAGCACGCCGTGCCGCCGCACCCGTCAACCAGTCCGGCGCCCAGGCCCGGCGGATCTGGCCCGCGCCTGACCACCCGCGCGAGGGGACGAaggaggccccgccgccgcctgcgcagACCGGGCTTCGCCCGGCCACGCCCTccagcggcggcgagggggagtAGGGAGGGAGAGGGGGCCGAGCGGAGGAGATCGGGGCGCCCTCCCCGGCCgcctcgcgggtggcggcgcgggagggagggagggatgtAGAGTTAGTTCACGAGGTTGTTATATATGCCGTCCTTTCTTATAAAAAAGTTTTGCTGTATGTCAATCGTCTAAAATATTGGTTTATTTGCCCTTCCAATGTGCTCGCAGTATCCTCTGGCCATCATACTCACCTCTCTTTGATCCATGCCCATCTGGCATATGTCTGCCTACAAAAAGAAAATATATTTTGATAACTATCAAGATTCTGCACACCATGACGGCTTTTATGGTATCCCCAATTCGTCTTGAGCCATCCATTTTTGTGGATCCAGATGTCTATATCAATTTATACTTGTGGCGATTAAAATCTAAGTAGTAAAAGATAGTACTCTCTCCGATCCGTATtatttgtcgctcaaatggatatatctagcattaaaatacgtctagatacatttatttGAGTGACAAGTAATATTGATCGGAGCGAGTAGTAGTGATCTGAGCGTTAGAATCAAGGACTTGAAACAAATCCTATACGAAGCACTCGCGCCTTCCAGGTAATCTAGATTCCCATTCCCTCTCTAATAGTAACCTTCAACCAAACAAGTTGTCTAGGGAAATGTCTGGAAAATGAAAAGTCCAGTTGAAGGATTATGAGTCATATTAAGTGACGTCAGAGGGATAGATCAAATTATCTTTCCTACTTATAAAGATTGGACTTAGTGATCGTCCGTTCACTAATCTCCTAATGTCCGCCTACCACATTTGCCAACTGCCAAAACTCATCAAAGCTAGCACACAAAGATTATATATTGAATAAACCAAATTCGACCTTATGTTCCCGTGATCCCATGGCGTAGTATGGACACTTTGCTAGTTGACTCATAATTTTGTCTATTTAAACTGAAGCTTAGTCGCATGAAAAGGACGTGAACCTCCTAGAATAGCCATCTCCAACTCCAAGAAAAGTTCCTACCCGAGTGCAAAAGCATGAGACATACTTACATGAGCGATGGAGGAGGATCGCTTTTGGGGGACAACGTGTGGCCGTAGGTGTGCATCACGGGGTCGCCACACGGATATTCTACTGGTCGATTGTGATTGTGGACGACTTAATGTgcctttttttcttttcccttttcccttttttcattgCATTATGTATGCAATTTGTGATGTGTTTTTTTGGGTCAAAAGGGAGTTTGGAACCCCCGATTTCTGCATCTATTGATGCACACAACAATTTTTATTAAAGTCGTTGCAAGGAAAAGAGGCTAAAGTCACCGATGGCAAGAGTACAACAAAAGCAACTACGGCATAATAACCATTAACCATTACAAGATATGAATGCAACACCTAGGAGTAAGTCGAGTTCTTCCACAACAACGCCTTCAAAAAGGCCTAAACACCCTCATGCCACCGTTTTCATGGAGATAACGTGTTCAACAAGATAACGATGCAAGTACGTCGCTGCCAAGTTTGGCCAGCAAAGGCTAGAACAAGCGTTTTCACCCCTGACAATGATGTGATGTGATGTGTATTTTCTTCAAATTGTATATACTGTAGATGATGAAACTTTTTTGCAATACACTTGTGTTGCATCTCAAGATTTTGTATCTCAAGGATACGAAACACAAGAAGAGCACCTTCTTGACATGGAAGAGGAGGACTTTACTGATGCAACTCCAAAGGGGAGAAATGGCAACTACACTACCAAAGAAGACAAGTTATTGTGTGAAGCATGTAAGAAATTTGGTGCCATGGAAGGAGGCATATGGGAGGATTCATGAGTGGCAATGGTGCCAATGATGCAATGGAGAGAACGGAAGCACTAGTGATGACAATGGCGACAATGGCATTTGATAACTCTATACATTCATGTTCCATGCACTTTTGTTTGTGTTTGTGATGCACAATGCTTCCAGTTGTAGGCTTAACTTTGAACTTGAATTTGAATGAATGGATTTGAACTTGAATTTGATATGTTGTTCACTATGTGTCTTGTGATATTAATTGTCATGTCATGGTTCGTTTCAATATGTATGCAGTTGTGGAGTAGAGAAGAAGGTCGGATTTTAGTGCAACAATTTTAGGGCTGTGTGAATAATGaataaaatggttgtatgcatcacCCTAATGCAGAGACCAGGGGTCATCCTTCTTTTCGGAAAAAAAATCAATTTTAGGGCTGTTGCAGAAACTTTTCTGGTGCCCAAAAACCTTCTCTCTCCTCATCAAAAACAAGTTTTAGGGCATCAAATTTTTTGGCTACTGTTGGCGATACTCTTAATTAATAAAGTCAGATCGCTACCAAACGAACAATTTCAATGATATCTTTCAGTTTGCCAAATTTATGTTTCCACCTGTTGTCTGAAAATTAGGGGTTGGTTTACGTTTTAGTTTTTTCTATTTCTTCCTCCATGAAGTAGTTTTTTTTCCCGACAATTCCAGAATTCCTCCATGTATAGTAGTAGTTTTTTGACCCGAATCCATGTATAGAAGTTAATGAAAGCTACAATGGAAAAGCTCATGCATAACCCCACAGTAGAAAACATGTACAAAAAGTGTAATATCTCTTTTTTGAGCTGACAAAAAAGTGTACTATCTAAATAGATATGGCAAGGCGGGCGACACACAAACCTCGAGGAAGAGCGTGTCAGCGCACTTCATGATGGGCTCCAAGAGCTGGTTACCCGCCACATTGTCCGGATCCGCATGCAAGCTAAAGCAAAACGGCGCAACCATCAGATGCATATTCGACACATTTGAAGTGAAGAAGGAGAAACACCAACTTGAAACTTATAGAACTACACACACGCGATGAAGATGGCCAAATACCCAAATACTTACCTCGCTAACCATCTGACGCTGTGGTTCCGGGAGATCCCCATCACGAGCGGCCAGTACTCGTGCGCGCGTCTGCTCGTCTCCTCGGAGCACCAGAGGAAGTCCATCCCGTCCGAGCTCATGCCCAGGGCTTTCCAGACCTCGATCGCGCGGCGACCGGCGGCCCTGATCTCGCTCAAATCCTTCAGTCCGGTCCGCTGGTCGGCTATGAGGATCTTCACTCTGCATCCGGCCCTGACCATCTTGTTCACATTGATCACCTTCCCAACCCCCTGATGAGAaacaaaaagaagagaagaaggggAGTATGTGTCTCAGTCATACGTACAAAAAATCGTATATAAGGAATTTACTGCAAGAACATGCCGTGCAAGTTGGTCGGGAAGTTGAGAGTCGGAGAATTATCATTGACCTGCCAGATGTGCACGCGGCCGGAGACGGAGGGCTCGAAGCTGTCGAGGCAGACCGGGCTGGGGTTGCCGTGAAGCAGCGGGAGCAGCTCGTCCTCGCCGACGAGCTCCTCGGCGGTGCTCCGCAGCGTCTCGGCGCGCTCCTCCACGCCCATCAATGCCGCCATGCTGCTCCGGCCGCGTCCGTCTGTTTTGGCCTCTAGCCGTGCGCCCTCCGTTTCCTTTGCCCTTTCCTTTTTTTAAGGGAGTTGTGCCTTCGAATTTGTAGAGGAATCTGGTGTCCGAGTCCACTTCCAACCCGACGGGACTTCTAAAAAAGAAATAAGCCCAACAGGCCCAGGCGGGCGGCCTAGAGAGGGGAATTAATAAAGGAGAAAAGCCCGGCTTTCCTTCCTCCAGCTACGGCTGTTCCCTTCTCGTCCGCACCCGCTTCAAACCCTCGCAAGTATCCActcccacggcggcggcggcggcggagacggagGCGACCACAACAGAGCTCCCACCGGGGACGTCTCAGCTCATAAATGGATAGCGGAAGCGACTCCGACAGCGCCCCCGAGGAGCTCACCGCCGTCCAGGTACGTTCCTTGGCTATTCCCTCCGGTCCTGTGAGAAGAGAGCTCGCGCTAGTAAAGCCTAGGTGACGTAGGAGTGTGCGAGGAGTCCGCGTGCTGCGCGTGTGTACTTTCCGGTAGCAGCAAATGTGAAGTGTTCGGCCTAGCTAGGAGTACCTGTACTTCCACGAGCCACCAAGGCCGATTACTACGCCCGGGGAACCGGAATTTGTTGTCTTTATAATTTATATAGACATAAAGGTTCGAAATGAGCCTGGATTTAAATCAACAAAAGCTCTAATCAGCCAAGAGTGGACAACACGTACTTAGAACCCAACACTGCTGGGGATGCAAGCTTTACATAAAGAAGCACAAAATCATGAGCAGTGGGGAGACCCATATAGGAAGACTTGTGCTCATTGTCAGGATCAAGCGAACTTCCGTAGTCTTGGTGGTGTTTTTTCATCTAGCTTCCTCCATTCTTTAATCTAGTTCCTGTCGGATTATGTTAACATGATGCTGAGTGTTCTTTCCTGCTGTTGATGCCTTGTAGGGTGTGGAGAAACATGAAGAAATCAGCAAAGTAGAGAAGGACAGCGCTGTCAGGTTTGTCTTGCACTTTTGATACTGTTTGAGTAGACACGTGGAGATGACTTTGAGAAGTTAAACTCATCATGATTTGTTCTGTTGCTCTCACGCCATGTAATTTCCGATTTTCCGTTGTAGATTTTGCGGGTCTCATAAAAAAAATCCTGAAGCCAAAAACATGGCATGCTAGATTAGTCTAATATAAGTGGTTTTCTTGTCTGTATCGGTTTATACTGCTTCAGCAGCGGGATGATCACAGGTCATTCGTCATGATGGATGATTGCCTACCATTCATATGCACATTTAGCTATTGTGGCACCTTTTCTGCTGTCCCCCATCCCCACTAGGGATTTTGGGGTAGCATTTCCCAGTATAAATACCTAAAGTTCAGTGATGTTGAGTTCATTTTATGTGTTTATTATATGATACAGTATAAACACGTAGTTCTATTAGTCCACAAAAAGATGGTGGAGTACTAAATAAATAAACTGTATAAGGTTATGCAGAAATTGTAAGGGTAGAGACCAAATGCTCATGCTCTAGACTTGCAGATGTGACAACTTGGGCATATATAAGAACATATACTTGTGGGCAGGGGATTGTTGATGGGGGAGGTATCCCCAACACCAGGGCGGTATTACCCTTCCTGGGGTTGGCTGCAGGGATGAATACTTTTCATGCCCTTGCTCTATAACAGGGTAATTCCTCACGGGTTGCGGCTTTGTGGGAAATGTGGTACATCACCACCCCTTTCACCCTAAACGTAGAGCTTTCTGTGCATACTACCTCAAAATTTTCAATTTCTAGTCCTGCCTACTGAACACATGTCACCGTTGCATTTTGGGCTTACACATTTACCATGATCTCTTCTTGGACCCTCGTGTCATTGACATATGAGTAGTGCATTTTCAGTGGCAAATCTGTAGTTGCAAATAGGCTTACCCCCATTTCTTGTAATCTGTTGGCAAACGCATGTTGGTTCTGTCTTTTTGGGAACATCCATCCAAACTGACTATTTATATATACTGTTGACTTATGTTAGTCGCATATTGATGTCACTTTTCCTGCTGATGGTACCGTCTCTGACCTGACAATGTGTAATCCTGTAGAGCAACCCAGGAGGAGAAAGACCGGAGGAAACGCTGGGCCCAACGGAAAACATCCTCAAAACTGAATAAAAAGAAGCCTCTGAAAGTAGAAGATAAAGATACAGAAGTGGATGAGGAGACACATGCTATGCCTGGGACACTTCCCAAGAGCGTAATTGAAATGCTTGCAGCACGTGAGAAGTATGTTTACCGCCTTCAAACTGCCATACATTTAAATCCTTTTTATCTTTTTGGACATTATTGCTTACCCTGTCTTCATATTTTTTTCAGGCAAACCTTCTCATCAGATTCTGAGGAAGAAAATGTAAACCAAAAggtccaaaagaagaagaaaagattgAAAACTGCAACTACTGGGTAATTTTCATGGTCCTGTCTTCTCGTATGATATTCTTTTAAACTGTTATTCTAATGGTTGCTAATGTTTATCAGACCTGAAACAATTCTGCTGAAAGATGTTCGGTCAACGGAGCACATTAAAAAGGCCCTCGAATTCCTGAGTCGCAGGAAAAACCAGGTGCCAAGATCCAATGCAGTTTTGAAGAATCCTAATGCTATGCGTCTCTTTAATAAACCTAATTTCACGAGTTGAGTGTGGCAGTCCGAGGCAGTTTCTGAATTCTGTGTTGAGGCTCGTTTGGAAGACTGATATGGTTGACAGGTTGAGATATCAATTGTTTTTATGTGTTTGATGAGAACGAGTCATATATGCTTAATTTGCAACGCCACATGGGTGTGATGATGTATAATGTCCATCCTCGTTAGAAATCCTATGCTCTGTAGGTGTTGCATGTTTTTTGACCTTTGAGCTATAGTTATGTACGGATAATGTATCACCTGTGAGCTGAATGCGCATAGTATTGTTCAACACCTCTCCATGGTCCACATTACTGTGAAGCATGTGTTTGCCAGTTCATATTCCTTTGGGAATGAGATTTTATGTTTCCCTGCATGCGTTGTTATTATAATTAATTTTGCACTACTGTCTTGCATTTTTCTTCTTTGTATTAAATTTGTCAATTCAGAGATTTTGTCCGTAGCTTGTTTCAGACTCTTATATTTATCAAGAATAATACTCCCTcattccagaatataaggtgcATAAATCCGTGAAAGTCACAACATATGTATGTTTGACTAGGATTCTGGAATAAAATATCAACATTCCTgatacaaaataaataaaatataaaaaaacattTCAGGATGGATCTAGTGATACAAGTTTGATACTATAGACATTAATGTATTTTCTAAAAACTTGGTAAAACAGGCAcaagtttgacttttgaaaaagtTAAGACACCTTATATcgcggaacggagggagtataacatagAGGTTCAACATATATTATATTCAGAGATACTATCTGTAGCCTATGGCAAACTCTATGTGAAAATATGTTCTCCATGTGTGTTTGGACAAATTTTGTTTCCCATTGACCATGAAGAAATCATGACAATCATGGTAAAATCTGCTTGAGTGAAAATGTCTTTTGTGCAAGTGTAAGTCGCTAACCGTAGGTTTTGCACACTAGACAATTGATGAGTTAAATTGAGTGAGTACAGGAACTCATGAACAGCTTGTTATTGTCGGAACCAGTCCAATAAGAGTCTTACAAGCCACATCACAACCATTGCCAAAAGAAATCAACAATACACGGAACCACAAGTACATCTCTAGACTGGTGAAGGGCCCAAGTAACTTGCCAACAAGAAACAACCATACGCACAGACATACACAAATCACACATCCCAGGAAGGGATATACACACCTTTGTGCATCACACTACCTAGCTGAGGGAACCGTCTCGCTCGAATCAGTCGCCTCCTCGATCGTATCCTCTTTCGATTCCTTCTCTTCGGTGATGGCGTCCGAGCTGCAGGGGCCAGAGGTGCCCTGGACGGAGCTGGTCGTCTGTTGAGGCTTGAACAGATCGTCATTCTCCAAGATGGAGAACTTCTCGGCAGATTcccccttgagcatctccacaacCTCGGACATCACCGGCCTCTGTTCTGGCTTGGTCTGAGTGCAAGCAAGCCCGACGAGCACCATCCGCTTCACCTCGGCCTCGGCAAAGCTATCCCCCAGCTTTGGGTCAGCCATCTCCTTGAACTTCTGCTCACGGGTGAGTGGAAGCGCCCACTCGGTGATGGTGAGCTTCGTCGTAGGGTTTATCTTCTCGACCGGCTTCTTTCCGCTGGCAAGCTCCAGCAGGAGCACTCCGAAGCTGTAGACATCGCAGCTCTCTTTTGCCTTGCCAAGCATCGCATACTCCGGCGCGAGGTAACCGAGAGTGCCTTTCACCTTTGTAGTGACATGGGTCGCACCATCTGGTATGAGTTTCGCAAACCCGAAA
This window contains:
- the LOC123127281 gene encoding PTI1-like tyrosine-protein kinase At3g15890 isoform X2 is translated as MGWLSCCKRSNGKKKKKDTTWRIFSLKELQLATNNFNYDNKLGEGGFGSVYWGQLWDGSQIAVKRLKSWSNKAEKEFAVEVEVLARVRHKSLLSLRGYCAEGQERLIVYDYMQNLSLHSHLHGQHAAECHLGWERRMNIAIDSAEGIAYLHHHAIPHIIHRDVKASNVLLDANFQARVADFGFAKLIPDGATHVTTKVKGTLGYLAPEYAMLGKAKESCDVYSFGVLLLELASGKKPVEKINPTTKLTITEWALPLTREQKFKEMADPKLGDSFAEAEVKRMVLVGLACTQTKPEQRPVMSEVVEMLKGESAEKFSILENDDLFKPQQTTSSVQGTSGPCSSDAITEEKESKEDTIEEATDSSETVPSAR
- the LOC123127282 gene encoding uncharacterized protein, giving the protein MDSGSDSDSAPEELTAVQGVEKHEEISKVEKDSAVRATQEEKDRRKRWAQRKTSSKLNKKKPLKVEDKDTEVDEETHAMPGTLPKSVIEMLAAREKQTFSSDSEEENVNQKVQKKKKRLKTATTGPETILLKDVRSTEHIKKALEFLSRRKNQVPRSNAVLKNPNAMRLFNKPNFTS
- the LOC123127281 gene encoding PTI1-like tyrosine-protein kinase At3g15890 isoform X1; its protein translation is MGWLSCCKRSNGAQPGRKKKKKDTTWRIFSLKELQLATNNFNYDNKLGEGGFGSVYWGQLWDGSQIAVKRLKSWSNKAEKEFAVEVEVLARVRHKSLLSLRGYCAEGQERLIVYDYMQNLSLHSHLHGQHAAECHLGWERRMNIAIDSAEGIAYLHHHAIPHIIHRDVKASNVLLDANFQARVADFGFAKLIPDGATHVTTKVKGTLGYLAPEYAMLGKAKESCDVYSFGVLLLELASGKKPVEKINPTTKLTITEWALPLTREQKFKEMADPKLGDSFAEAEVKRMVLVGLACTQTKPEQRPVMSEVVEMLKGESAEKFSILENDDLFKPQQTTSSVQGTSGPCSSDAITEEKESKEDTIEEATDSSETVPSAR